A single uncultured Acetobacterium sp. DNA region contains:
- the dhaL gene encoding dihydroxyacetone kinase subunit DhaL, with translation MSDYILTKDYFIAVIEDLVVLVEEKKDYFIELDSAIGDGDHGMNLSIGFREVNKNLETWKSEDINTIFKNAGTALLDKVGGAAGPLYGGFFMKFGLPVKGKEEVDFDEFILMMESGVAIIEKRGKAVVGDKTMVDTLRPALDALKVAYTEEGLAPKEAMKKAVEVGEAGSDSTIPIIAKKGRAMRLGERAIGHRDPGSASSAAILEVFYKQMP, from the coding sequence ATGAGCGATTATATCTTGACTAAAGACTATTTTATTGCGGTAATTGAAGACCTTGTGGTTTTAGTGGAAGAGAAAAAAGACTATTTTATTGAGTTAGACTCAGCTATTGGTGATGGAGACCATGGTATGAATTTAAGCATTGGTTTTCGTGAAGTGAATAAAAACTTGGAAACATGGAAGTCAGAAGACATAAATACGATTTTCAAAAATGCAGGGACAGCTTTATTAGACAAAGTAGGGGGGGCAGCAGGACCACTCTATGGGGGATTTTTTATGAAATTTGGTTTGCCGGTAAAAGGCAAAGAAGAAGTTGATTTTGATGAATTCATTCTTATGATGGAGTCGGGGGTTGCAATTATTGAAAAACGAGGGAAAGCTGTGGTAGGCGATAAAACCATGGTAGATACCTTGAGGCCTGCGTTGGATGCCTTGAAAGTTGCTTATACGGAGGAAGGGCTAGCACCTAAGGAAGCGATGAAAAAGGCTGTTGAAGTCGGTGAAGCCGGATCTGATTCAACCATTCCGATCATCGCAAAAAAAGGCCGGGCCATGCGTCTTGGAGAACGTGCCATTGGTCATCGGGATCCGGGATCTGCTTCTAGTGCGGCAATTCTGGAAGTTTTTTATAAACAAATGCCTTAA
- a CDS encoding AEC family transporter has translation MNSFYLAFSVVCPLFLMMALGYLLRKLGFFNERLLNELNSLCFKVFLPILLFINVYQSDAVDVFQPQLVIFAVVSVVASYLLVFISVPFLEKENNKRGVLIQGIFRSNFILFGITMTISLYGNDYVGTTAVLIAFVIPIFNILSVIALEVFSAGQVNHKKIWIGILTNPLILASVIAFFFVLTGLRLPAIIETTTADIAKVATPLAFIILGGSFKFSRIINNIKPILIGVSGRLIVIPVVFLSIAIGLGFRNEALGALLALLASPTAVSSFVMAQQMEGDGELAGQLVVISSFASIVTIFIWIAVLKQGNFL, from the coding sequence ATGAATAGTTTCTATCTGGCCTTTTCAGTTGTTTGCCCACTCTTTTTAATGATGGCATTGGGTTATTTGCTCAGAAAACTGGGCTTTTTTAATGAACGCTTATTAAATGAATTAAATAGTTTGTGTTTTAAGGTTTTTTTACCGATTCTGTTGTTTATTAATGTTTATCAGTCAGACGCCGTAGATGTGTTTCAGCCTCAACTTGTGATTTTTGCGGTTGTCAGTGTGGTCGCCTCGTATCTGCTTGTTTTTATCAGTGTGCCGTTCTTAGAAAAAGAAAATAACAAGCGCGGCGTTTTGATTCAGGGTATTTTCAGAAGTAATTTTATTTTGTTTGGCATTACCATGACCATTTCGCTTTATGGCAATGATTATGTCGGCACCACGGCAGTGCTGATTGCCTTTGTGATCCCGATTTTTAATATCCTCTCAGTGATCGCCCTGGAAGTATTCAGCGCCGGGCAGGTCAATCACAAGAAAATCTGGATCGGCATTCTGACCAATCCGTTAATTCTGGCCTCCGTGATTGCCTTTTTCTTTGTCCTCACCGGGCTAAGGTTGCCGGCAATTATTGAAACGACGACGGCTGACATTGCCAAGGTCGCGACGCCGCTGGCATTTATTATTTTAGGTGGATCATTTAAATTCTCCCGGATTATAAATAACATCAAACCGATTCTGATTGGTGTCAGCGGCCGACTGATCGTGATCCCCGTTGTATTTTTGTCCATTGCCATTGGTTTAGGCTTTCGCAATGAGGCCCTGGGGGCATTGTTGGCATTACTGGCTAGTCCCACTGCGGTATCAAGCTTTGTCATGGCCCAACAAATGGAAGGGGATGGCGAACTAGCCGGACAATTGGTGGTGATCAGTTCATTTGCTTCCATTGTCACCATCTTTATCTGGATTGCAGTGCTAAAACAAGGTAACTTTTTATAA
- a CDS encoding glycerol-3-phosphate responsive antiterminator, translated as MLQTKNLNKKNSDSQNACKALKFNTVIPSVHQRKELLYAMEKTDVDWIMLKLGDVNSLPQLVGHIHRAGKKVMVHQDSIRGIARDKMGIQYMANCGVDCVITMKSLCVKYIKEAGMISAFGFFVIDSDACRTGLINIKEHQPDVVILMPGTIPEQIIREIKGETRAPIILGGLMTTNEQITNAMKIGVASVATSQVELWNLKD; from the coding sequence ATGTTGCAAACAAAAAACTTGAATAAGAAAAACTCAGATAGTCAGAATGCTTGCAAAGCATTAAAGTTTAATACCGTTATTCCGTCCGTCCATCAACGCAAAGAATTGCTTTACGCCATGGAAAAAACCGATGTTGACTGGATTATGCTTAAATTAGGAGATGTCAACTCTCTGCCGCAATTAGTAGGTCATATTCATCGGGCCGGAAAAAAGGTGATGGTTCATCAGGATTCAATTAGAGGAATAGCCCGGGATAAAATGGGCATTCAATATATGGCCAACTGTGGGGTCGATTGTGTCATTACCATGAAATCTCTCTGCGTGAAATATATTAAAGAAGCCGGCATGATTTCGGCGTTTGGATTTTTCGTCATCGATTCGGATGCTTGTCGAACTGGCTTGATCAATATCAAAGAACATCAACCAGATGTGGTTATTCTGATGCCGGGCACCATTCCCGAACAGATTATCCGAGAGATCAAAGGTGAAACCAGGGCACCCATCATCCTCGGGGGCTTAATGACAACCAACGAACAGATCACCAATGCTATGAAAATAGGGGTTGCATCTGTAGCCACCAGTCAAGTGGAACTCTGGAATCTTAAGGATTGA